The following DNA comes from Populus trichocarpa isolate Nisqually-1 chromosome 19, P.trichocarpa_v4.1, whole genome shotgun sequence.
ATGCACGCATTTGTGCAATTTCCACTCCATGAAACTAATATTAATGGTTACCAACTTAACTAATGGTGAGCATTACACCTAGACTGTTCCATAAAAGGTAAAAGAAATTGGCATTTAAATTGTAAAACACGGACATAGAAGCTCAAATACCAATAGCATACCTCAAGTTGTTCGTGGAGTTGCTTCTGGACTTCCATTTGCAATCGCAAAGCTTCTGAGATCTCCATGCTCCTGTTTTAGAACAATAGGCCAGCCTAAATTCAGCTTGATAGTCCATTGTTATAAAAAGCACTCTGGTTTATGAGTGAAGGAAAAATGATGTATTCATATTTTATCTGGTGAGATACTAATGCACCTAAAGGAGAAGAATATTACTTTCCTTCAAGGATTCACAAAAACCAATCGACTCAAAAGTTGTCAGGCTAGAGAAAAAGGAGTCCAAAGGTGGTTTTTATTACTTTCTAATCTAAACCTTTGTAGCTACACAAACACCATAGTTTTTAGGAAATCTCCTTAAAACCAGAACTGAGAAAGTCATTTTCTCTAATGTCAGCCGGACAAAAAAATGCGCATTCCCTTTCCACCCAACTCCTTCCTCACCTCTGCCTATCTATACTGTCCCCTCCTACGAGAAAAATTAATGATGAGAGAAAAAGGGCATTTGGACCATCTGTTTGGTCtgttttgctttgttatgtaataattttttaatacagggaacttaaacacaaaaaacaaaaaaaaattctaatcatTGTCTGTACATTAGTCATAACCCCACTATTTAATCAGCTTTCATCTCAGAGGAAATCTAGTTGTTGTACATTGTATATTTGTAAAACCACGTGGAGATTCCGCCAGCCACCGTTGAAGGAGAAATATTAGAAACTAAAGTCAGAACTTGAAATAGATGAACTTCTATAACCAAACTAAGcgatatatatattggataacTTCAATAACTACAAAGGATTTGATACCAAGAAAGGTTGATGTCACATTGAAACCATGATAGAGAATAACTTACGTCTTCAAGTCTAGAGATTTCATTTCTTCAATGGGACTCAACTTTTTTTCTGAAGTTCCTGACAATAGCACAATCATGTTCGTAAACCACATAGAAAAGGGGGGAAAGGgtactccattttttttccatgctaTACTTTAATCCAACAATAAGAAATATAGGGCGACAAAGATACATACAACTACAAAAGGCTTTTGGATAAAGTATGTGCGAGAGGTTAGCAAAACTTGTGCATAATGTGAGAAAAGACAAGGCAGTTAGGGGTTACCTTCAGATGACTCTGGTTTATATCTGGCTGTTCTGTACTTCTGAAATTCAAAGATGATACAAgctaaataagtaaaatataaaactagatTTTTTGAGGAAACAGTATAAGGCAGGGGATTTACATACCTGGAGGTGGCTTTTGACGTGATAGATAGTCAAGCCTTCAACATTCATCTGCTTTAAGACACCCTTGGGAGTAGCCCCTgtaattcaaaaatcaaagtgAGCATGACAAGATGCACTCTAGTTTTTTTCTGACATAAGGTACAATATAACAAGGAAGACTACGCACTTTCACTACCCCCAAGCTGATTGACAGCTTCCACAAAAGCTTCATGAAGTTCTGGTGTCCAGCGCATTCGAGATTTTGTTGGTGGTGCAGCCAACAGTGGATTAGTAACAGCACATACTTCTCCACTATGAGCAGTTTGATGCTGATGAATTAGGGGTTGTTGGACTGAGTTATTAGGAGACAACATCTGGTATATTATATACAGTTTTAAGTAAATGAAAGTAACAAGAGAatgtgaaaaaaacaagaataaacatCAGATGGagaaattttacattaaaaatgtTGGACACCAAGGAGGCATCTTTATGCTGTGTATGCTGCTAATTACTGTATAGTAACAAAAACCATAACAATAAGAGGAATAAACCTTCTGTTTGGAATCTTTCATGTTGACATCATTCAGAATTTCACTCCAATTTGGTTCCAGTTCATCATCAACAGAGATCAACTGATCTGCCCACTCTTGCCAGTCTGTTCTCTTAGCATGATCCTCCGATGCAATGACACCAGCAGTGCTTTCCACCTGACCATTTTGGACAGGGACATTTTCAACGAAATTAATGAATTCCTGAAGTGGATCTATAGGCCAGGAGAGACCCTTGTTGTCATCAGAGTGGTTAATGAATGCTGTGGATTGCCCTTCTGAATGAGAATAATGGGTTGGTGGAAAATTTCCTCCATCCCTTAGTGACTGAGAAATGAATGGAGAATTATGAGACTGCTTTCCTTGTGGTGAAACTGCTGAAACACTCGTATCATTTGTAAATCTAGACGATGATGAAACCAAGTGCCCAACACTCCCATTACCAGAACTCAATGGTGATGCCTGCTGAGATGCTGGATTTCTAATCATTTCCCTTACTGAAGAAACCTGAAAAGAATCAATCAATTTGGCATACTTTTCTTCAACAGTACTAGGAAGAACTAGAAAAGATGACGACATCAACTCAGAAACACTGAAGTTTCCCAGCTGATTTACACCTAAACACGAGTAACTAAGGCAGCGAATGAAAGTTGGCTCACACCTTATCACCGAGTGACAAACGCAGAGAATGAAACCAGCGCCGGCAACACAAACACCAGACACAAATTTAAATGTTTCCCATTATGGAACCAATAGAAGACACACCAGGACTGAAATTTGATTCTGGCACCTGTGAGAAGAAAAAGACCAAATCCAAAATGGTGACATTCATTCTGGTCACCAAAGCTGTTAGCCTACGgcatttcaaaaattatacaGCCTACTTTCCAGGAGCTGTAAAGTGTATGCAGCTAAATAAATTACTAAAGGACATCGAAAAGCAAGTTAGTTCAGTGAGATAAGACTGGAATGGAAACAGTCAGTCTCAACATCTCATCAATTTAATTCAACATGTGTTGGAAACATGAAATATCATAAGGAATTAAGAAAGCAAAATTGTTCAGATGAGATGATAATCGTTACATAAACACTTGAGAAAGAATTAGCAACAAAAACTggggaaaaaaaagcaacaaaaacaaagacacgATCTTATAAATCAATCACACTACACAATCCAATTCAATCAGTTACAATTAGCTCAAAACCAAATAACATCCATACAGACACCCTAGAAACTAAAATCTGCAGCAGTCACTAGCATAAACCATCAAAAACTCCATCGCGGGTAGAGATGATCATCAAgttcaacacatcaaaaccacaatttccacacacacacaaaaccaATACCAACCATCCCAAAACAACTCCCATCACTGAATTCGACTAAAGATGAATCAAATCAGATTAAAACACCATGACCAAAAAAATTCGAAGTAAACCCACAACACAAAAGGGCAATAAATGAGCTAGCAATCCAACTCACAATCAGCcaaaacctcataaaaaaacacaatgaaattgactaaaagaaacaaaaacaaaatctgggCATCAATCTTTATTagctaaaacaaacaatatcatCAAGATTTCATGATGATTCACATAAAGTATAGAacttcaaacccaaaaaaagcTCTAAATAGGCTCATAAAAACTCACCAAAAACTGAATGAAAGCAAAGATTGAAGCTTTCTCTACTATTGGATAAGAACTCAATAttctggaagaagaagaatattgaAAAAAGACGCAAACTTTTGTCTTCTAAATTTCAGGAAACTCACAAGACAAAActctctcttgttgtctttcAATCATGAGAGTGTAATTTAGTTTTCTAGTGTGTGTTAGGTAATACAAATGTATGTCTTCAGGTTTTGTCTCATTACTTTTCAAccgttgattttgatttgagatGGTTTGATGGATTTTCGGGTCAGTTTGGAGGGTCATGTTTGGAGGACGCAGAGAGGAAAACTGTGTGGTGGTTTGTGGGAATTTGACGGctgctaaaaaaaacatggtgggGCCTAGCTCAATTGTTTGTTTCTTCTGTACCTCTCTGTACGCCGGCAGCTGTCTGCtcttggtatttttaaaatattttaaaacaattattttttttattttaaattttaaattaatatttttatattattttgaaatattaatattaaaaattaaaaaaataatattttaatctatttgaagtaaataatattttaaaaacaattgttgtCACAATACTAAACAGACACTATGTCAAGTTAAacttttattactatttttatttttaatttcaaaagtgATATGTATAATTTGATGTAAGtttgtgtatttattattatggtgaagaatattttttaaaagtattttttatttaaaaatatatttaaatatattttttagattttttttatttttgatatcagcatattaaaattattaaaaatattataaaaaatattaattttattttttcaaatcaaataaactcaaatttaaaaaataaaaacaaaaacaaaaacaaacaatcttcacttcaaaaacaaaaaagttaggATTGCTATGGATGTGTTTGTTTGTAAGGTTTAACCTGTTTTCAAACTATccttaatctaaaaaattattaaattaatattttttaatagttttaatatactaaaattaaaattataaaaaacaaacatcattcatttttttcttttgtaaaaacaCTATATGTCTTAATAAATATAcattaattcatgaaattattggattgattatttatattaaaataatatttatttatttattttcttacaaagcAGTGACTTGGCtagcttaattaaattattaaaaacttagcaaaatcaactaaatttaactaagttaatgtcttaattaatttaactagaatttgatccaaattaaattatagCATTTCCATCTTGAAACGGAAAAGAAAATACATTGTTTACCTTTCTATGACAAAAAGATAATTAATCGGAAGAGAATTAATGTGGCTAGCAAAGTCTTATAGGTACTCACAAAAttcttttctaattataatttaggTTGCAAACTCACAAACATTCCTTGCTTAGTTTGttggttttaaatttagacGATTTTTGTCACTTGAAATTTGTTACAaaatttggattgtttttaattaattgagaaaattactTTGCTATCATCTCAATCTAGTGGCGGAGGCGGGGGCTGGTAGGGGCTTCGGCCATgtaaagaattgtttttttcagcCCTTCCTTGTCAATGTTTATAATGTTAGtagtaaaataaatgaaattttagttcttttaaaataatttttttaatttaaccctgttaattttttttccttgctctGCCCCTGCCTCAATGGTACTTGAATTAAAATCTAAGTTTGATTTAGACATTACATgagaaattcttttatttaaaaatcatgttcatgcagactaattttttaatctacaagtaaatttattgattcatcAAAAACAAGTTCTAAAAAACCCAATACAAATCTCAAATGATTGtgcttttctctattttattttactttatagcCTTTAACTCAAAAGTACCTTCTATTTACTTGAAACTATATTCATTGAACTTGATGAAGGCATCGACTTGGTCTTGAAGTTAactaaagtataaaaaaaaataatcaaaacaacatt
Coding sequences within:
- the LOC7465946 gene encoding protein PHR1-LIKE 1 isoform X2, with protein sequence MIRNPASQQASPLSSGNGSVGHLVSSSSRFTNDTSVSAVSPQGKQSHNSPFISQSLRDGGNFPPTHYSHSEGQSTAFINHSDDNKGLSWPIDPLQEFINFVENVPVQNGQVESTAGVIASEDHAKRTDWQEWADQLISVDDELEPNWSEILNDVNMKDSKQKMLSPNNSVQQPLIHQHQTAHSGEVCAVTNPLLAAPPTKSRMRWTPELHEAFVEAVNQLGGSERATPKGVLKQMNVEGLTIYHVKSHLQKYRTARYKPESSEGTSEKKLSPIEEMKSLDLKTSMEISEALRLQMEVQKQLHEQLEIQRNLQLRIEEQGRYLQEMFEKQKKMEGDRSKAPPPSQNDPSLLQSKLEQSPANDKLETSDLDCVKTRFDTCNASALLEESSQSINRKQKAPEDRNCQVVDKNEEKTSLAPVKRPRTDEATALSAEPASN
- the LOC7465946 gene encoding protein PHR1-LIKE 1 isoform X3; protein product: MIRNPASQQASPLSSGNGSVGHLVSSSSRFTNDTSVSAVSPQGKQSHNSPFISQSLRDGGNFPPTHYSHSEGQSTAFINHSDDNKGLSWPIDPLQEFINFVENVPVQNGQVESTAGVIASEDHAKRTDWQEWADQLISVDDELEPNWSEILNDVNMKDSKQKMLSPNNSVQQPLIHQHQTAHSGEVCAVTNPLLAAPPTKSRMRWTPELHEAFVEAVNQLGGSERATPKGVLKQMNVEGLTIYHVKSHLQKYRTARYKPESSEEKKLSPIEEMKSLDLKTSMEISEALRLQMEVQKQLHEQLEIQRNLQLRIEEQGRYLQEMFEKQKKMEGDRSKAPPPSQNDPSLLQSKLEQSPANDKLETSDLDCVKTRFDTCNASALLEESSQSINRKQKAPEDRNCQVVDKNEEKTSLAPVKRPRTDEATALSAEPASN
- the LOC7465946 gene encoding protein PHR1-LIKE 1 isoform X4 codes for the protein MIRNPASQQASPLSSGNGSVGHLVSSSSRFTNDTSVSAVSPQGKQSHNSPFISQSLRDGGNFPPTHYSHSEGQSTAFINHSDDNKGLSWPIDPLQEFINFVENVPVQNGQVESTAGVIASEDHAKRTDWQEWADQLISVDDELEPNWSEILNDVNMKDSKQKHQTAHSGEVCAVTNPLLAAPPTKSRMRWTPELHEAFVEAVNQLGGSERATPKGVLKQMNVEGLTIYHVKSHLQKYRTARYKPESSEGTSEKKLSPIEEMKSLDLKTSMEISEALRLQMEVQKQLHEQLEIQRNLQLRIEEQGRYLQEMFEKQKKMEGDRSKAPPPSQNDPSLLQSKLEQSPANDKLETSDLDCVKTRFDTCNASALLEESSQSINRKQKAPEDRNCQVVDKNEEKTSLAPVKRPRTDEATALSAEPASN
- the LOC7465946 gene encoding protein PHR1-LIKE 1 isoform X1 produces the protein MSSSFLVLPSTVEEKYAKLIDSFQVSSVREMIRNPASQQASPLSSGNGSVGHLVSSSSRFTNDTSVSAVSPQGKQSHNSPFISQSLRDGGNFPPTHYSHSEGQSTAFINHSDDNKGLSWPIDPLQEFINFVENVPVQNGQVESTAGVIASEDHAKRTDWQEWADQLISVDDELEPNWSEILNDVNMKDSKQKMLSPNNSVQQPLIHQHQTAHSGEVCAVTNPLLAAPPTKSRMRWTPELHEAFVEAVNQLGGSERATPKGVLKQMNVEGLTIYHVKSHLQKYRTARYKPESSEGTSEKKLSPIEEMKSLDLKTSMEISEALRLQMEVQKQLHEQLEIQRNLQLRIEEQGRYLQEMFEKQKKMEGDRSKAPPPSQNDPSLLQSKLEQSPANDKLETSDLDCVKTRFDTCNASALLEESSQSINRKQKAPEDRNCQVVDKNEEKTSLAPVKRPRTDEATALSAEPASN